A genomic window from Silene latifolia isolate original U9 population chromosome Y, ASM4854445v1, whole genome shotgun sequence includes:
- the LOC141631790 gene encoding uncharacterized protein LOC141631790: MDPIKYLFEKPVLNGRMSRWTLMLSEFDLKYVPFKVIKGRAVADFLANNPIEETKVVDTWSFPDEDVVHVENDVWDLYFDGASNNIGYGVGIHLILPTGEHVPVPINLDFNVINNVAKYEACLLGLRSALDLGVKKLLVHGDSSLVINQVGGS; the protein is encoded by the coding sequence atggatccaatcaagtacttgtttgaaaaaccagtgcTGAATGGAAGAATGTCGAGATGGACCCTCATGttatcagagttcgatctcaaatatgtaccttttAAAGTGAttaagggaagggcggttgccgATTTCCTCGCCAACAATCCAATCGAAGAAACAAAAGTCgtcgacacttggtcatttcccgacgaagaCGTGGTACATGtcgagaatgacgtatgggatttgtattttgatggagcatcaaacaaTATAGGATATGGAGTGGGCATTCACCTTATCTTGCCAACAGGTGAACACGTGCCCGTGCCCATCAATCTAGATTTCAATGTCATAAACAACGTCGCTAAATATGAAGCATGTTTGCTTGGTTTACGCAGTGCTCTAGACTTGGGTGTGAAGAAGTTGTTAGTACATGGAGACTCGTCCcttgtgatcaatcaagtgggtgGGTCATGA
- the LOC141631791 gene encoding putative mitochondrial protein AtMg00860 yields the protein MIFKSKERSGNLGAIRKFFQRLRKYNMRLNPQKCAFGITSGKLLGHIVSHRGIEVDPSKIKAIMEMPHPETEKEIRGFLGRVQYISHFVAKLTMICEPIFKKLKVEEHVMWDDQCQAAFDKVKEVLSSPSVLSPPVAGLLLSLYLTVTDATMEAMLAQTVDKEEKAIYYISKKCLDYEVKYTPLEKDVFGLSLGKEKIKTLHA from the coding sequence atgatattCAAGTCAAAGGAACGTAGTGGTAATCTTGGGGCGATACGAAAATTCTTTCAAAgattgcgaaagtacaacatgagactgaatccACAGAAGTGTGCTTTCGGGATCACCTCTGGCAAACTATTGGGtcatatcgttagccaccgtggcatcgaagtAGACCCATCAAAGATAAAAGCCATTATGGAAATGCCCCATCCCGAGaccgagaaagaaattcgaggtttcctgggaagagtTCAATACATAAGCCATTTCGTCGCGAAGTTGAcgatgatttgtgaaccaatcttcaagaaactgAAGGTCGAAGAACATGTGATGTGGGATGACCAGTGTCAGGCCGCGTTCGATAAAGTAAAGGAAGTGTTGTCTTCTCCATCAGTTTTAAGCCCACCAGTAGCGGGGTTGCTATTATCACTGTATCTAACTGTTACGGATGCAACAATGGaggctatgttagcccaaacaGTTGACAAAGAAGAAAAAGCTATTTACTACATCAGTAAAAAGTGCTTAGACTATGAAGTAAAGTATACACCTCTTGAAAAGGACGTGTTTGGCCTTAGTCTGGGCAAGGAAAAAATTaagacattacatgcttag